A genomic window from Gossypium hirsutum isolate 1008001.06 chromosome D12, Gossypium_hirsutum_v2.1, whole genome shotgun sequence includes:
- the LOC107945635 gene encoding ATPase GET3A: MAENQESSPVPTVQNILDQNSLKWVFVGGKGGVGKTTCSAIISILLAGVRPSVLIISTDPAHNLSDVFQQRFIKTPTLVNGFTNLFAMEVDPTSEDEDVGGGEGMDSLFSDLANAIPGIDEAMSFAEMLKLVQTMDYSCIVFDTAPTGHTLRLLQFPATLEKGLVKVMSLKSKFGGLLSQVTRLFGIDDEFGEDALVGRLEGLKEVIEQVNEQFEDPDLTTFICVCIPEFLSLYETERLVQELTKFEIDTHNVIINQVIFDNDEVESKLLKARVRMQQKYLDQFYMLYDDFHIIKLPLLPEEVTGVEALKTFSQHFLTPHEPAIARGTKEELERRISALKKHVSDTEDELEKLR, from the exons atggcAGAAAATCAAGAATCATCACCGGTACCCACAGTTCAAAACATACTAGACCAGAACAGCCTAAAATGGGTTTTTGTTGGTGGCAAAGGAGGTGTGGGTAAAACCACTTGTAGCGCCATTATTTCCATCCTTTTGGCTGGTGTACGTCCCTCTGTTTTGATTATTTCCACCGATCCTGCTCATAATCTTAGCGATGTTTTTCAACAGAGGTTCATTAAAACACCCACTTTGGTTAATGGCTTCACCAATTTATTTGCCATG GAAGTGGATCCTACATCTGAAGATGAAGATGTTGGCGGTGGTGAAGGAATGGATAGTTTATTTTCAGATTTGGCTAATGCTATTCCTGGTATTGATGAGGCTATGAGCTTTGCAGAGATGCTCAA ATTGGTTCAAACAATGGATTACTCTTGTATTGTGTTCGATACCGCCCCCACCGGACATACGCTTCGGCTTTTGCAGTTTCCGGCTACGTTAGAGAAGGGACTTGTTAAAGTTATGTCGTTGAAAAGCAAATTCGGTGGCTTGTTGAGTCAG GTAACCCGTCTTTTCGGGATTGATGATGAATTCGGGGAGGATGCACTTGTGGGGAGGCTTGAAGGCTTGAAAGAAGTGATTGAACAAGTTAATGAGCAGTTTGAAGACCCT GACTTGACAACCTTTATATGTGTTTGCATACCAGAGTTCCTTTCTCTCTATGAAACAGAGAGATTAGTGCAGGAACTCACCAAATTCGAGATCGATACCCACAATGTTATCATCAACCAAGTAATTTTCGACAATGACG AGGTCGAGTCCAAGCTATTAAAAGCACGAGTGCGGATGCAACAAAAGTATCTTGACCAGTTTTACATGTTATACGACGATTTTCACATCATTAAGCTGCCATTGCTGCCTGAAGAG GTTACTGGTGTTGAAGCACTGAAAACTTTTTCGCAACATTTTCTCACGCCTCATGAACCGGCTATCGCTCGAGGAACGAAAGAAGAACTCGAACGAAGAATATCCGCATTGAAGAAACATGTATCAGACACTGAAGATGAACTCGAGAAACTCCGATAA